GGCGCATACAGTTTCGGCTGAATCAGAATTTTGTTCACCGGATCGTAAAGCTGCTTTCCCCTGTGAATCTTTGCAGGAATGATTTTCGAATCGGGGTCTTCATAACCACCTTTGAGCTCATTGATCCGGACCGGCTCACCCGAGACTTCGTCACCCAGGAGATAGTGGCCGGCGGTGCCGTTAAACCATACGTATTCCGGTATGACATTCGTGGCCCATGTGAATGTCCCTTTAAGGGACATGTACGTTGGTTCTCCGTGAGAGCCCTTAACTTCAAAAGGTTTTCCGTCAGCCAGCCTGCCGGCCGTGGACCAGTCCCAGGTCATCTTGGTTGGATTCGCCCTGGCATAGGTCGGAATGTGGCACGTCTGACAGGCAACCTTGAGTGTGTGTTCGTTCAGGATATCATCTTCATGCGGCAGCGCCGCATGACATTGCTCGCAAGTGGAGCGGTTGCGGTTCATGGAGGAAACGGAGTAGAGTTTTCCCTGCATTTGATGGTTCTTGCCTGTGTGGCAATCCACGCATTGAAGATCGGCGCCGTTGCGCGCCATGTGCACATCCAGCTCACGGTCGGCCTCCAGTAAAGCTTCTTCCAGGTCGCCGTGTTTTACATTGTTGCCGCCGCCTCCCGCAAAGTGACAATAACCGCAATTGTCCCGCTTTGGCTTTCCGACACGCTGCGCCACAGCGCTCAAATCAACGGACGGAGCGGGCAATCCGGCCCCTGTTTTGACATACGTCCCGCTGTTGTCGTGGCAAACAAGACAGTCGATATTACTTTCGTTGTTAAAATCAAAGGAGGCGTCGGTAAAACCGTATCCTGCATGGCATTTGTCGCACCCTTCCAGGTTGCTGGAAACCCCGATGCAGTAATTGTTCAGGATGTTTTTCTTGCCGATGAATCGAATTCCGCGGCCATCGATATACTCTGCGCGCTCCCAGTTCCAGTGCGAAGACGCCATCACTTCCTTGCCTCTTTCCGTATGACAGGAGAGGCAGGCGATCGTTACTTCCTGAGGAGACGCAAACGTTCGCTGCAGAGACTGAAGCTTGCTGTGATCGGCGGAAGGAATCGTTTTTTGCGAGTACCGCGCGCGGAGCTGTTCCAGCGGCGCCGGACCGGCATCGCCCGGTTTCTGGAGCGCAGACCATGCTGCGAAAACAATGATCGCCAGGCCAATCAGTATAATCGGGGTATAGCGCATAACTCAATTTCCCCTTGTGCCGCAAGGATCGAAAGACTGTCGGCGCAAGAAGTTCATATTAACATGAACTCAGGACAACTCAGGACGCCTGATTCTGCCGGTCAGTTGACCTGAAGCCATCATGTCTTGTAACTGAGGAATAGTGGCCTCAATAAACGGTTCATCTGCCAGGGCCAAGGGCGGGCGCAAAAATGAGGTCAATCCTCCGCTTGTCCTGGTTCAGCGTGAAATGGACTTTTCAGTTTTCAGATTTAGTTAGAGCTGGGGCTTCGCCCCAGACCCCAAGGTTTTTTGAGGCATGAGACGAAGCTCCGAATATTTGTTGTTATTTGAGATTCAAAGGGAGGCCGAAGCCTCCCCGTAGTTACAACGAACATTCGTCGCAACGTCATCCGGTTATCCCTGGCGAGTTGCTCCTCAGCATTGCTCGCTTCCGTTTCACCGGACAGGTTGAGTGTACAAGCAAAACGCTTTAATTTCAATGATCGTGGATGATCACTATATACATAGTATTATTTTTGTAATAAACCCATTCCGACATTTTCGTTTTTACGCAGCAGTTTGCGATGC
This DNA window, taken from bacterium, encodes the following:
- a CDS encoding tetrathionate reductase family octaheme c-type cytochrome, giving the protein MRYTPIILIGLAIIVFAAWSALQKPGDAGPAPLEQLRARYSQKTIPSADHSKLQSLQRTFASPQEVTIACLSCHTERGKEVMASSHWNWERAEYIDGRGIRFIGKKNILNNYCIGVSSNLEGCDKCHAGYGFTDASFDFNNESNIDCLVCHDNSGTYVKTGAGLPAPSVDLSAVAQRVGKPKRDNCGYCHFAGGGGNNVKHGDLEEALLEADRELDVHMARNGADLQCVDCHTGKNHQMQGKLYSVSSMNRNRSTCEQCHAALPHEDDILNEHTLKVACQTCHIPTYARANPTKMTWDWSTAGRLADGKPFEVKGSHGEPTYMSLKGTFTWATNVIPEYVWFNGTAGHYLLGDEVSGEPVRINELKGGYEDPDSKIIPAKIHRGKQLYDPVNKILIQPKLYAP